The Actinomycetota bacterium genome contains the following window.
CGAAGGACGCGCAGCGTCACGGCACCCCGGTGAGCTGTTCGCCTCGATGCACTGGCGCTTCGGCGCGGAGATGTCGGCGGTGCTGGCATGGCCCGAAGGTGGCGTGGTTTCGGTCTCGCCCGAGCGCTTTCTGTCGCTCGCGCGAACCCCGGACGGCTGGTCGGCGATGGTCTCGCCCATCAAGGGCACGCGCCCCCGCGGACTGTCTCCCGAGGAGGACGTGCGTCTTGTCGAGGAGCTGCGGTCCTCGGCCAAGGAACGCGCCGAACACGTGATGATCGTGGACCTCGAGCGCAACGACCTTGGAATCGTATGCGTGCCGGGCACGGTGGCAGTGACGCGGCTCTTCGACATCGTGCCCACGCCCTACTGCCACCAGATGGTCTCGGACGTGACGGGCCTCCTGCGCGAGGACGTCGGTCTCGCCGAAGTGCTCAGCGCGACGTTTCCGTGCGGGTCGGTCACCGGGGCGCCGAAACGCGCCGCGATGCACATCATCGGCGAACTCGAGGCGGGGCCGCGCGGCGCCTACACGGGCGCGCTGATCGTGGCGCGGCCAGGGCGGCTGGACTCCTCAGTGCTGATCCGCACGCTGGAAATCGGGCCCGGGGGGTCGGCGAAGTGGGGGACCGGGTGCGGCATCACCATCGATTCCGATCCTGCCGAGGAGTGGGCGGAGTCGCTACTCAAGGCGCGGCCCGCGACGACGTGAGACTACCTTTCACCGGTGAGATACGCCAAGATGTCGGCGGGCACGTCGAACGGGCGGCACCCCGCCCGCGCTACCGCCAGGGAGAGAAGTGACGAGCAACAACACGAGTGCGGATAGGGGCAGTCGCGGGGCGGCTATCGTCGTCGCGGTCGTGTATGTGCTGCTCGCCGGATTGCTCCTGATCGACGTCGCGCGGGCCGGCACGCCGCGGATCTACCCGCCACGCAAGCGCGCGCAGACGCTCCTGGAGATCGCGGAGCAGAGTGGCCGGGTGCGGGCAATCAACCCGGTCATCGCGATCGCCGCGCGTGAGGTAGGCAGGCCCGATGTCTACCTCGAGATCCCGGAGGACTATGCGGATCTGCTGGCCATCACCCCTGACAACTTCGACGGCAAGCCCACGTCGACCCTGAACTCCGGGCTAATGGCGCCATTCATCGGCGGCCGGGTGCGCAAGGTGCCGTACGACCCGGTCCTGTCGCAGGCCAAGACGGCGCGCCTCGAGGCCGATCCGACCGCGATCACCCTTCCGCGCGATGTCTGGGCTGTCGCGGGCGCGGATGACGCCGCGGTCGTGCGCCTGTACGTCGATACGACGCGGACGCGCGTCTACATCGCCCCGATCGGCCTGGCCGAGGAGGGCGCCGAGTGAGTCCGGCGGGCGGCATCGTGCTGAGTGTAGTCTCGCTACTTGCCGGGTGGGTCGGGCTTTGGCCCCTCCGGCGTCATCTCGGTGCAGTCGGCTACCATCTGGCGGCCTACCCCACAGGACTCGTGCTCTGGCCTGTCGTCGCGGCGGTGCTCTCAGTCCTTCGCGTCGAGTATCAGCCGCTTCTGCCCTATGCGCTGGCGACCGCGGCGCTCTTCGCTGTCGCACGTCTGGTGGCCCGGGACCGGTCGGACGTCGAAGGTCACGGGGTCCCCGTTTGGAGCTACCTCGTGTGGGGCGGCGGCGTGGTGGGCGTGTCGGCGGTCATCGCACTGACCGGCTACACGGCCGCAGGGTATGACAGTCTCTTCAACTACGAGGCGTGGGGTGTCTGGATCTTTGACCAGGGAACTCTCAGCCGCAGTATCATTGGGTCGTTCGGAGCTCTGATGCCGTCGGTTCACGCCGCCAATCGCTTCTTCGGCTCCGACTGGACGGCCACTCCGTATCCGGTACTCAGTCTGCATGTGGCCGCGCTGGTCGCGACCGCCGCAGCCCGCTGGGCGAGGGGCTGGGTGGGGATGGCGTGGTCGACAGCCATCGCGTTGGTCGCACTCGCGTTCATGGTGTCCGTGCCTTCCTACGTGCACCACTCGCTCTACGTTCACAGCCATATGATCACGGCTGCGTATCTGCTGCTCGCTCTCCTTGGCCTGCAGCGGGCATATCTGGGGGCCGAGGATGACGGGTCCTCGCCGTCGGATACCGCGAGCGACGCCTGGCTGCTCGTGGCCGGACTTGCGTCGGCT
Protein-coding sequences here:
- a CDS encoding anthranilate synthase component I family protein; translated protein: MLPATTRPEADVLAGLIPESSPLLLAPSSSGGWFGGEHLACQEPVEIHTGASVGDVAAVLTASLESRRPSCAAALVPYEGPCRVHVYDGGLSSTDGVSWEPWGREPATARPGAFEPPVPVLEGAVASVDATAYMQGVERVRAAIVDGNVYVLNLTYLLEGRAASRHPGELFASMHWRFGAEMSAVLAWPEGGVVSVSPERFLSLARTPDGWSAMVSPIKGTRPRGLSPEEDVRLVEELRSSAKERAEHVMIVDLERNDLGIVCVPGTVAVTRLFDIVPTPYCHQMVSDVTGLLREDVGLAEVLSATFPCGSVTGAPKRAAMHIIGELEAGPRGAYTGALIVARPGRLDSSVLIRTLEIGPGGSAKWGTGCGITIDSDPAEEWAESLLKARPATT